The nucleotide sequence CGGCGGCCCGCGGCGACCGGCCGTTGCCGATTCGTTGCCGAAGATCGCCCGGACGCCGGGTCAGGAGCCCTGGCGCTGCCCGAAGAGGGTCACCCCGACCGGGGGCAGGCCCACGACGCTCGCCATCACCTGGCAGAAGGCCTGCCCGTGGGGCAGCAGGTCCGCGTCCGCCGGCGTCCACGACGCCCGCACTTCCAGGTCGTCGGTGCGGGCCGGGCCGGAGAGGTCGCCGAAGCGGGCCGACGACGTCTCCGTCACCGTGCCGCCGAGTGCCTTCCAGCTCGCCCCGGACACTTCCAGCGCGTCGGTCAGCCACGACCAGCCGACCGCCGGCAGGAACGGGTCCGTG is from Amycolatopsis mediterranei and encodes:
- a CDS encoding DUF3000 domain-containing protein; this translates as MTAMTPVPELFREAVAALQSVRPRPEVLLEPMRAPQRLAPWSYAVSCEVSGPADVLASGRLVLLHDPDGQDGWDGVLRLVLYVRAELDRELATDPFLPAVGWSWLTDALEVSGASWKALGGTVTETSSARFGDLSGPARTDDLEVRASWTPADADLLPHGQAFCQVMASVVGLPPVGVTLFGQRQGS